In Ciconia boyciana chromosome 1, ASM3463844v1, whole genome shotgun sequence, the genomic stretch CCCCAGAGATGCTGCGAGGCATACGGCTGGAGCAAAACGCTACAAGTACCTGCGGAGGCTCTTCCACTTCCGACAGATGGACTTTGAGTTTGCTCTTTGGCAGATGCTTTACCTGTTTACTTCACCACAGAGGGTTTACAGGAACTTTcactacagaaaacagacaaaggACCAATGGGCAAGAGATGATCCTGCTTTCTTAGTACTTCTCAGTATCTGGCTCTGCGGTGAGTGCAGGGGAATAGATAGCataaaagagagggagggaaagttTAAGGATGAACAGTTGTGTCCCTTCtaataacacacacacacaaaaaaggaccAATCCATATGGATTATCTTTTAATCAAAgtagaacagaagaaaatggccTAACCTTTTGGAAGTTAAGGTGAGAATTAGAAAACAGAGGAGGCATAACTAATACTATGTAGTCTTGAATTAATCTCTCTATTGCAACCCAGTTGCTATTGCGTTTCAAACTACGTAGTTCCCTGTAACTTTACAGACAGTATTAAAACCCCATGCCTCACAGTAATGCTTTagttaaaaaatactgaacattTGGTTTATCTGAATGTTACacataaaatactgtttttaccCTAAAGGCCCTAGTGAAATTCTGTATATTGCAGAATTAAGCTATAAACAAAGTGTCTCATCTAATTTTTAGACTGACTTGCAAATGCAGTAAGTATTATCCTAGTCTTCTTCTGTTATATAGCACATGGCTGTTAGTGATATCAAAACtgttaactgaaataaaagtatgtTACCATGCGAACAGTTTGGGTTAACAAGGAGCTTTTCTAAAACAAAGAATATTCTATTGTAGTATtgtgtgaatttttaaaaaatagttggGGGGGGGAGCAATACAATTTGCTGTTACATCTTTAAGCCCAAGTACAGATGAGTGTTCTCCAATCTGTGAAAGGGATTATATTATGAGTAAATTGCATTGTACCTGGTatctggtggaaaaaaaatgaggtgtTGGACTGAAAAtctcagggagaaaaataataaggaaaCTGGAGATTTTTTAACAGTATACTTAAAAAACTGTATCATTTTAAGAtctcatgctttcttttctatagCTAActttaataatctttttctcctttcagtgtCTACTGTAGgatttggatttgtgctggacatggggttttttgaaaCAATAAAGCTGTTACTTTGGGTTGTCTTCATAGACTGCGTGGGCGTTGGCCTCCTGATTGCAACTCTAATGTGGTAAGTAGTGATGTCTGATACTGAGTGCGATATTGCTGGTGGGACACCGATAGTCCTCTGCTGTTCGCAAGACACTTGATTCTCTGTTTGGGGCAAAATTATAGAGTAAGTATTGACTATAGGCTTTGTGCTGTTGTGGtaattgtttcaaaatgttgctttaaaaactaacacatccttttctttattatttcctgCAGAAGATTATTGTTCAGGAAGTCTGTATTATGATTAACgtttcagcttgttttctttcttcttgagcTGGTTGATCTTCAGCAATAATTCCAAATCAAAAATTTGGTGATCAAAACCAATTCTTATTTTGATTGAACAGCTTAACTAAAGTAAGCCTGAGGATGGTTATGTTTAAGTAGGGCAATATACAATTGGCTCATGCTTCTTGCTGAAGATTTTAGCTATTTCCACTACAAGCAATGTCTGTTCTATTTCACGCATGTTGGCTTTGTTGCTTTGGTGGTAGTCGCTGCCAGTTTTATCCTGTAATGGCCAGAGActtggagaaggggagaggcagTAGCGAGTCAGTTTATAACTCAGGCCTCAGGACTTTATAGATGTGTCCTGCACCAGCAAGGGAACCATGAACCAACGGGAAGTCACTGTTTCTGTACTGTGGCAAGGGGAGGGCACCGAAgaaagagttttcattttacCAAGAACTCTTTCATGGAAGTggtggaaaatgaaaacttaCAAGGAAACAAGGGCACTTAAAAGAGTTCTTAGTAATGGAGCTGACATCTTAAATTGATGCTGGCTGGAAAAGGGATATATTCCTTTCAAACAGTGACCTCAGGAACTCCTGCTTGTAATTGCAAAATTCAGGATGAGGCATATACAAGAACTGTAGCTGACAGATGAAAGATCCATCTGACCTACTCTCCTGTCTGGGACAGCAACCCGTAAAATGCTTGGGGAAGAGGATATAGCAATGCTTCCCCCCCATCCTCCGGCAATTTGTGGTTTGGGATGCAGTCTCCTGAACCAGAAAGACTTcagcatctgctgcttttcctctgtgcttttgtCAGCTTCCTACAGGCCTAAATACCAGTCATCTGGCTCCAGTTTAGTTCCAGTCCCTTCTTCCAGTGCAGGtgctcaccttttttttttttttccaaagcttccTAATGAGTCTAAACCCCTTCATGCCTCACTTCACCATGCATCCAGGCTCTGCCTTTCTGACCCTGCCCTTAGCACAAAGAGTACGTCAGAGAAAGCTACCATGAAAGCTCTGGTCTCTTCTTATTTCTGAGCATGTATTGACTTCTTGTTCCTCTTCTAAATGGGATAAATTTTCTGATGTCAGCAGAACTTCAGCTGAAGAAGACAAAGTCCTGAGGCTTGTTCAGTAGCCTGTAACACCAGGCCACATGTGTTCTGTTAGCACTCCTTTTCAGTAAGAAGAATGGGCTCATCTTAAGAGCGCTAGCCTGCCCTCTTCCTGTCCTTGAAGTGTGCCATTTCTGTAGAGATGAAATAAACCCTCTCTGTGTGAGGTAATGCACAGGTGAAGTGATAACCTGGAGCACTTTTCTGAAGTCCTCTCTGCGTGTGTACGAGGGTGCCACGCTGCCTGAGAACTTGTAACTGCATTGAGAAATTGTAGCActgttctatttaaaaaaaaaaagttctggtGCTGTATTACCTGCAGTGTATTTCAGCTGCCTGCTGAATGCAAGGAATGTAATCAtagttttaacaaaaacaatagTCTGGTCTGCATAattcttgcatatttttctccCAGATAGCAGAAACTTTGTCAGGGTACAGAGTCAGGATCACATAGGGCTTACTATCTCAGACCAACATTTTGTCAGTCAGCTTTATAGATTCACGTTAACAACATTCTCAAAAATCTTTTCATGTAGGTTCATTTCTAATAAGTACTTGGTgaagcagcagaacagagaCTATGATGTGGAGTGGGGATATGCCTTTGATGTTCATCTGAATGCTTTCTATCCGCTTCtagtcattttgcattttatccAGCTGTTTTTCATCAACTGTAAGTAGAATATTTTGTGCTCTCTGCTTCAAAATCACGTTCTATCAAAACGGCTGAGAGCAGTTGTCTCTTTCAGATGTCATCATATCTGATTCTGTCATTGGGTATTTTGTTGGGAATACATTATGGCTGATTGCAATTGGCTATTACATCTATGTGACATTCCTAGGATACAGTGGTAAGTGATGGCAActtcttttctatttgtttgACTAAAAGCAAGAGCATGATTTTACTTATTTTGTCTTAGTCCATTAATGTGTAAAGCAGAGGCTCAGCTGGGTGTGGAAGTAATTCTTTCTTCATGGTGAAAGAAGTTTGACAGAAATTTACCAATTCGTGTTTCCAGCTGGATGACATCTTAAGCAAAGAATTTGTATTCTTCACCGTACCATTGTCCCTTCTTGTCTTAGACCTGTAGCACCACAACTTGTTTTCCTTGTCCCTCTGCAAATCCACTTCAAAATGTTTGCGTTGAATAAAACTTCTGTAGTTAGTTTAAGACTATAGTTTTAGGTAAAACAGGTTCCCAGGGCATTACCTATACCAGTTAGCTCAAGTACTCTTTAATCTGTGATAATGGTAGGACTAGTAGAGCAGAGATGACAAACCCACCCTTCTAAGGCGGCTGGCAGAGCAgtactgttttttcttgctgtctttcCCCAAGGCCATTGTACATGAAGCACCTTTTTTGAAAGAGCACTACTTTTATACTTGCTTCATTGttgcttctgtttcagcatTGCCCTTTTTGAAGAACACAGCTATTCTTTTGTATCCGTTTGCACTTCTCATCGTGCTCTACTTGATCTCATTAGCATGTGGATGGAACTTCACCAAGATGCTTTGTTCCTTTTATAAATACAGagtgaaataaaaccaggaCTTCATGTAtctaatgtttattttctttttatcttagCTGTCTTGacagtaaagaaaacattaagaacattttgtaaatggttgtaaattttgctttattgtaGATAACTGTAAAAAAGTTTGAAGtgtccttttttattaaaatatttacaacagTAAACATGTTAGCAATTTTGTTCAAATACTTTTGCAGTACATTCCTAAAAAGTTACTTGTACATCTCTGTAGCTTAAATTTAACTGCAACAAGTCTATTTAGCATAACTCTTACTGCTGATATTTTGCATGTACTGGCATAAGCTCTACATTAGGAGGGTTTTAAGTGACATcgaaaagcagttttatttaagaATAATACTGGAATACCTGGCCTTGGGACTGTGTGAAAGTAGGGATCTTAATAGTGCTGCAATGATAAAGCAACCACTGTCTCCGGATACAGAGCTCTCCCCTCCTTTCATGAAAGAACTCGAGAACAGATTGATTTCAGTGACTACTTCCAATATACATGGACTACTCTGgcacacagaagaaacagtgaTGAAAGGCACAATTAACATGACCCATATCAGGTTTCCAAATATAGCAGCAACTTTTTAAACCCGATCTCTAGAAGTCCAGTGGGTATTATTACATCCACCATTATCAGTGGCAGGTCGATGAACATGGAAGGAGGAAAGTACAAGTTTAGTTTGGCTATGAGGGTAGGCTGGTGGCAGTGCCTACAGCTGTAAAGTCCACAAGGCAGGAGCATAAACGGACTGTCACAAACAATACCTTCTGGAAAATGACGATGACAACTCTCCAAAGCAGAGTGTTCAGTATGAAACATGAGTGCTAGGATTCGGTTCCCAAAACAACACGAGTAAACTGGTTACAGTAAGACTTAATATTTCAGTACTAGAATTTGATCTCTAAGGAAAAACtatatttatcttaaaatacCAAATATGCTGGCAGTGCATCTTACAGTACTGTGTGTTTCAGCCACTGGTAAGGCTTGAAGAGAATCGTGTTCCCCTCTCAGCAGACACTGAGCAACATTCCCCTTTTCACAAGGAAAGCACATCCACGGAAGGCGAAGGATTCCAGTCAGGACCTGCTCCCACCCTGGCTAACAGCACAAGCTCctgtcctgcaggcagctgcagcctaACTGTACAACTTCTCCTTAACAGGAATCCCAGCACCAGTGATCACCCACTTGGGTTCAACAGTAAAAATACTTCGTATTTAGTGCCCTATGGTGCGATAccattgaaatcagtgaagGACTCAGGGCCTGTGTACCTTCCCTTCAGAGGGATCAAAGTTTTTCCCCTTGAAAGAAGACTTCATTGTTCTCGAAATTAAGCTACTTTAAGTTCTAGCTACTCACTGTTTACAGCAGAAATCAGCAAAACCCTTAAGAGACTGCTGAGGTCAGAAAAGCGACACTCTCAAACACAAGTTCATCAGGCCTGTGTGGGGTGTGTTTTTCACGTCAGCACTCAATGCTAGCCTGAAAACACCAGTTGTTTAAGAGCCTTTCAGCATTATGCTGGTGATTGTAAAGatgatttaaaaacataaggggttttttccctttctactACAGTTACTTGCTTTAGCTTTTTCAGAATACATCCTTCCTAGTAAGAACAAACAGAGAACCTAGGGTTAATTTATTTCAGGGGAGCAAGGTTTGAAgagatttaattctttttcccccccccacaagagtaaaataatattttccaagttGGAAGCAAACTACAAATTATTACAATACTTCATCTGGAGCAAATATTTCCAACAAAAAACAGATTACTGAAATGATAatatacttggaaaaaaatgaaggaaaaatgttaCACAGTTGTTCAATTTTGCCAAAGACTAATAGCATTCCAGCCCATTCAAGGAATTGTGTATCACATGGGCAAAGTATAAATTGCTTTGCTCTAAACTGATGCAAGGTATTTCAAAACTGCTTTGGAAAGAGCTAGACAAGCAGCGATAAAACAGAAGATTCCAGTCTTTTATTGGTCCACGAATCATATGGTTATCTGTTTGAATTTTTCTAAGCCATctttcagttaagaaaaaacaaatgcatctgtatgaatattttctatgaatgcaaataaatggTCGAGATGCCTGCAAAAGCGCAAAGGCTTTTAGAAACCCtctttaattgaaaaaattaaaagtgctaATTTGGGATCATATCCTGTTCACATTATTTACAAAGTTTTCAGTAGGACTACCCACTGAATGAGCAAAGCAAGGTTATACTGACAGTCTTGTATTTCCTTGGTCCAGAGCAATCATGATTAGCTCAGAAAAGCCAGTGCTCATATCAGCCCATCTGTTTGGCATCCAGTAGAAGAAGTTAAGAATAATTTGCCCAGATAATGAAGGTTTCTGGTACTGCCTTTGGTTTCACAGAAGTTctcttttctgaagcttttaaCAGCACCAGAAGGACCTAATAGGATCATAGGATAATGcaagtttattttgaaacactttccATTATTTGATTACTGTAAGATTCATCAGCTTAGAGGGGATTTTTAAGGccacaacaaaaataacttgaaattaaataaatgtaggAAAACACTCCCCAAAATCAGCTAATAGGTTTAAGATGCCGAGAGGAACTCTTGTGGTAATACTGTAACTTACAGCTGAGACGTGTAAAAGAGACAAGCCCAGGAGTATACCCAGTCATAAGCAGTGCCCGAGCTAATGACTGTTGAGCCAAACAGCCAAAGCAGTCTTATTTCATCATAATTCCAGGAAGGAGGCTTGCACCACTTTAGCCTGACTTGGGGACTGGAATTTGAAAGGTAGAAAGCCCAA encodes the following:
- the UNC50 gene encoding protein unc-50 homolog, with the translated sequence MLPTTSVNSRSQGNGALSPRDAARHTAGAKRYKYLRRLFHFRQMDFEFALWQMLYLFTSPQRVYRNFHYRKQTKDQWARDDPAFLVLLSIWLCVSTVGFGFVLDMGFFETIKLLLWVVFIDCVGVGLLIATLMWFISNKYLVKQQNRDYDVEWGYAFDVHLNAFYPLLVILHFIQLFFINYVIISDSVIGYFVGNTLWLIAIGYYIYVTFLGYSALPFLKNTAILLYPFALLIVLYLISLACGWNFTKMLCSFYKYRVK